A genomic region of Oryza glaberrima chromosome 1, OglaRS2, whole genome shotgun sequence contains the following coding sequences:
- the LOC127786134 gene encoding uncharacterized protein LOC127786134, whose amino-acid sequence MASNNVKEKLRKLLMLSLGKLARISILTESSKEIESADRATEKLEMFKSQLKQKDVCLAENGNGGSLNTILLEKRSRWSITKSWTPCAIGMVPCSFSSTAVLPTLDVIDHELKDDTLEQHVNFELDDHTERAGYHSHPEKQLDVECIPAISEREISDMSEVTFPLKV is encoded by the coding sequence ATGGCCAGCAATAATGTGAAAGAGAAACTGAGGAAGCTTCTTATGTTATCCCTGGGAAAGTTGGCTAGAATTTCTATCCTCACGGAGTCCTCCAAAGAAATAGAATCAGCTGACAGGGCAACAGAGAAGCTGGAAATGTTCAAGTCACAGTTGAAACAGAAGGATGTATGTTTGGCAGAAAATGGCAACGGGGGATCATTGAACACAATCTTGTTGGAGAAACGTAGCAGATGGTCTATAACAAAGTCTTGGACCCCCTGTGCGATAGGAATGGTACCATGCTCATTTAGTTCAACGGCTGTTCTTCCGACACTTGATGTCATCGATCATGAATTGAAAGATGACACATTGGAGCAACATGTAAATTTTGAGCTTGATGACCATACTGAAAGGGCTGGCTATCATTCTCATCCTGAGAAGCAATTGGATGTTGAATGCATTCCGGCAATATCTGAACGTGAGATTTCAGATATGTCAGAAGTGACCTTTCCTCTGAAAGTCTGA
- the LOC127786100 gene encoding putative disease resistance protein RGA4 — protein sequence MAAEAILGAFMQTLFQKLSEATLDHFISWRGIHGKLESLSSTLSQLQAFLDDAEEKQLTDASVRGWLAKLKDIAYDLDDLLDSYSAKSMRMKQRQVIFPTKASFLSSSFLSRNLYQHRIKHKINIILERLDKIAQERDTIGLQMICEMRRYDTSERPQSSSLVDSSAVFGRERDREEMVRLVLSDNGHNSCNLCVIPVVGMGGLGKTTLMQMVYHDDRVREHFDLRIWIYVSESFDERKLTQETLEASDYDQSVASTNMNMLQETLSRVLRGKRYLLVLDDVWNEDLDKWHSYRAALISGGFGSKIVVTSRNENVGRIMGGIEPYKLQKLSDDDSWSVFKSHAFRDGDCSAHPELEAIGMEIVKKLKGLPLASKALGSLLFCKTDEEEWKDILQNDIWELPADKNNILPALRLSYNHLPPHLKQCFAFCSVYPKDYMFRREKLVKIWLALGFIRQSRKKRMEDTGNAYFNELLSRSFFQPYENNYVMHDAMHDLAKSISMEDCDHLDYGRRHDNAIKTRHLSFPCKDAKCMHFNPLYGFRKLRTLTIIHGYKSRMSQLPHGLFMKLEYLRVLDMHGQGLKELPESIGNLKQLRFLDLSSTEIETLPASLVKLYNLQILKLSDCNFLREVPQGITRLINLRHLEASTRLLSRIHGIGSLVCLQELEEFVVQKRSGHNVTELNNMDELQGQLSIRGLNNVPNGQDAVCAKLRNKEHLRTLHLIWDEDCESNPSEQQEVLEGLQPHLDLKELVIKGFPGVRFPSWLASSFLPKLQTIHICNCRSTRLPALGQLPFLKYLVIAGVTEVTQLSSEFTGFGQPKGFPALEDLLLEDMPNLSEWIFDVADQLFPQLTELGLIKCPQLKKLPPIPSTLRTLWISESGLESLPELQNNSCPSSPTSLYINDCPNLTSLRVGLLAYRSTALKSLTIAHCEGLVSLPEECFCPLISLRSLHIYECPCLVPWTALEGGLLPTSIEDIRLNSCTPLASVLLNGLSYLPHLRHFEIADCPDINNFPAEGLPHTLQFLEISCCDDLQCLPPGLHNISSLETLRISNCPGVESLPKEGLPMGLNELYIKGCPQIKQQCQEGGEYHAKIAHIRDIEIDGDVIVPEQI from the coding sequence atGGCAGCAGAAGCAATTTTAGGAGCCTTCATGCAAACCCTCTTCCAGAAATTGTCAGAAGCAACCCTTGATCATTTCATATCTTGGAGAGGCATACATGGCAAGCTAGAGAGCCTCTCTTCCACACTGTCTCAGTTACAGGCTTTCCTTGACGATGCTGAGGAGAAGCAGTTGACAGATGCATCTGTGAGGGGATGGCTAGCGAAGCTCAAGGATATCGCGTACGACCTTGATGATCTGCTGGACAGCTATTCAGCCAAAAGTATGCGCATGAAGCAGAGGCAGGTGATATTCCCCACAAAGGCaagttttctttcttcctccttctTGAGTAGGAATCTGTACCAGCATAGGATAAAGCATAAGATTAACATCATATTGGAGAGATTAGATAAGATTGCGCAAGAACGCGACACCATTGGGCTCCAGATGATATGTGAAATGAGACGGTATGATACCTCAGAGCGTCCGCAATCAAGTTCTCTTGTAGATAGTTCGGCTGTATTTGGTAGGGAGAGGGACAGAGAAGAAATGGTGAGGCTGGTGCTCTCTGATAATGGACATAATTCCTGCAACTTATGTGTCATTCCAGTTGTTGGCATGGGTGGGCTTGGTAAAACTACTCTTATGCAGATGGTGTACCATGATGACAGAGTAAGAGAACACTTTGACTTGAGGATCTGGATCTATGTGTCTGAAAGTTTTGATGAGAGAAAACTAACACAAGAAACTCTTGAGGCTTCTGACTATGACCAATCTGTTGCTAGTACTAACATGAATATGCTACAGGAAACACTCTCCAGAGTATTGCGGGGCAAGAGGTACTTGCTTGTCTTGGATGATGTCTGGAATGAAGACCTTGATAAATGGCACAGCTATAGAGCAGCCTTAATTTCAGGAGGGTTTGGAAGCAAGATAGTGGTGACATCACGAAATGAGAATGTTGGCAGAATCATGGGAGGAATAGAGCCCTACAAGTTACAGAAACTATCAGATGATGACAGCTGGTCTGTATTCAAGAGCCATGCATTTAGGGATGGTGACTGCAGCGCACATCCGGAGTTGGAGGCGATAGGAATGGAAATTGTGAAGAAGCTGAAGGGATTGCCTCTTGCATCAAAGGCATTAGGGAGCCTCCTGTTTTGCAAAACAGATGAAGAGGAGTGGAAGGACATACTGCAAAATGACATATGGGAGTTACCGGCAGATAAGAATAACATCCTGCCAGCCCTACGTCTAAGTTACAACCATTTACCACCACATCTTAAGCAGTGCTTTGCATTCTGTTCTGTATATCCTAAGGATTATATGTTCAGGAGAGAGAAACTGGTTAAGATCTGGCTAGCACTTGGTTTCATCAGACAGTCTAGAAAGAAGAGAATGGAAGATACTGGAAATGCATACTTTAATGAGTTATTAAGCAGGTCTTTCTTCCAGCCATATGAGAATAACTATGTGATGCATGATGCAATGCACGACCTTGCAAAATCTATCTCCATGGAAGACTGCGACCACTTAGATTATGGGAGAAGACATGACAATGCCATTAAGACCCGTCATCTTTCATTTCCATGCAAGGATGCCAAGTGCATGCACTTCAATCCACTGTATGGGTTTAGGAAGCTAAGGACACTGACTATTATCCATGGATACAAGTCAAGGATGTCTCAATTGCCTCATGGTCTATTTATGAAACTTGAATATCTTAGAGTGCTTGATATGCATGGACAAGGCCTTAAAGAGTTACCAGAATCTATAGGGAATCTGAAACAACTGCGCTTCCTAGATCTCAGTAGCACTGAAATCGAAACATTACCAGCATCTCTTGTTAAGCTCTATAACTTGCAAATACTAAAGCTGAGTGACTGCAATTTTCTAAGGGAAGTGCCACAAGGCATCACTAGGCTCATTAATCTGCGCCACTTAGAAGCAAGTACAAGACTACTGTCCAGGATACATGGAATTGGAAGTTTGGTATGCCTACAGGAACTAGAAGAATTTGTAGTTCAGAAGCGCTCAGGGCACAACGTCACAGAACTAAATAACATGGATGAGCTGCAAGGACAACTTTCTATTCGTGGCCTCAATAATGTACCTAATGGGCAAGATGCAGTTTGTGCAAAGTTGAGAAACAAAGAGCATCTTCGAACTCTACACCTTATATGGGATGAGGACTGTGAAAGCAATCCTTCAGAGCAGCAAGAAGTTCTAGAAGGTCTTCAACCACATCTCGATCTCAAGGAATTAGTGATTAAAGGGTTCCCTGGGGTGAGGTTCCCAAGCTGGCTGGCTAGTTCATTTCTTCCCAAGCTGCAAACCATACATATATGCAACTGTAGAAGCACAAGGCTTCCAGCTTTAGGCCAGCTTCCCTTTTTAAAATATCTTGTCATAGCTGGAGTAACTGAGGTGACACAACTCAGCAGTGAGTTCACAGGATTTGGACAACCAAAAGGTTTTCCAGCTTTAGAAGATCTTCTATTGGAAGATATGCCAAATCTGAGCGAGTGGATTTTTGATGTTGCTGATCAATTGTTTCCACAATTAACTGAACTTGGTCTCATCAAGTGCCCACAGTTGAAGAAGTTACCTCCTATTCCATCAACACTAAGAACACTGTGGATTTCTGAATCAGGGCTTGAGTCACTTCCAGAGCTTCAGAATAATTCTTGTCCATCTTCACCAACATCTCTATACATCAATGATTGCCCAAATCTAACATCTCTACGTGTAGGTTTACTTGCATACAGATCAACAGCTCTCAAAAGTCTAACAATAGCCCATTGTGAAGGGCTTGTTTCACTGCCAGAGGAGTGTTTCTGTCCATTAATATCACTCAGAAGCCTGCACATCTACGAGTGCCCTTGTCTGGTGCCTTGGACAGCACTGGAGGGAGGCTTGCTTCCCACTTCAATCGAAGATATCCGTCTAAACTCATGCACTCCATTAGCAAGTGTGCTTCTAAATGGCCTAAGTTACCTTCCTCATCTAAGGCATTTTGAAATTGCTGATTGTCCTGATATCAATAACTTTCCAGCAGAGGGTTTACCTCACACACTTCAATTCTTGGAGATATCATGCTGTGATGATCTTCAATGCTTACCTCCTGGTCTGCACAACATCTCCTCACTTGAAACACTACGGATTAGTAACTGTCCCGGGGTTGAAAGCTTGCCAAAAGAAGGCCTGCCGATGGGGCTCAACGAGCTTTACATCAAGGGATGTCCACAAATTAAGCAACAATGCCAAGAAGGTGGGGAGTATCATGCAAAGATAGCTCACATCAGAGATATAGAGATTGACGGGGATGTCATTGTGCCTGAGCAGATATAG